One genomic segment of Pseudomonas chlororaphis subsp. aurantiaca includes these proteins:
- a CDS encoding YbjN domain-containing protein, whose product MTEATQLIASVTPQSLTELLQGAGYRVNQTDQNGIVQLLSASQGIGYAVRFGNAAGAGQGSYVDFTFSCALRVQGELPAGLAELWNASRRFARLSVQGEFLVMEMDVVVAGVSHDHLRSQLELWDRLLQEFIVYLRDYSQHAARLQAQADAPETTPEAAEVPAQ is encoded by the coding sequence ATGACTGAAGCAACGCAACTGATCGCCAGCGTCACCCCGCAGAGCCTCACCGAACTGCTGCAAGGCGCCGGCTACCGGGTCAACCAGACCGACCAGAACGGCATCGTGCAACTGCTCAGCGCGAGCCAGGGCATCGGCTACGCTGTGCGCTTCGGCAACGCGGCGGGTGCCGGACAGGGCAGCTATGTGGACTTCACCTTCAGCTGCGCGCTGCGGGTCCAGGGCGAGTTGCCGGCGGGCCTGGCCGAGTTGTGGAACGCCTCGCGGCGCTTTGCCCGGCTGTCGGTGCAGGGCGAGTTCCTGGTGATGGAAATGGACGTGGTGGTGGCCGGGGTCAGCCACGATCACCTGCGCAGCCAGCTGGAACTCTGGGACCGGCTGTTGCAGGAATTCATCGTCTACCTGCGCGACTACAGCCAGCACGCCGCGCGCCTGCAGGCCCAGGCCGATGCGCCTGAAACAACGCCCGAGGCCGCCGAGGTGCCTGCGCAGTGA
- a CDS encoding peptidylprolyl isomerase — translation MKKPSLMVGVGALALVALAVWLGVRPGSDPVAAQQPRPMAASPVDDSPAVARLGNQRVAPEELKALFAALPEPSREQLRGNRPALENWIRTRLAEKAVLEQADAQGWRQRPDVALQTRVATEQIVFRDYLRSVSQVPAGYPSEAELQQAYDAGKAQWQTPALYRVSQIFLAVSDPQALEATRKQAQELSKKAQAAPGEFAALASQYSQEPDSARRGGDSGLQPLQQLLPEVRGAVARLKVGAVSDVVQSAAGFHVLKLTEQQPARTATLDELRERLTQALRAQRQEQIAKAYLEGMLDTATLSIDGAQLNKVLEEKL, via the coding sequence GTGAAGAAGCCAAGCCTGATGGTCGGTGTCGGAGCCCTGGCCCTGGTGGCATTGGCGGTGTGGCTGGGCGTGCGCCCGGGCAGCGACCCGGTGGCGGCGCAACAGCCCAGGCCGATGGCCGCCAGCCCGGTCGACGACAGCCCGGCGGTGGCGCGCCTGGGTAACCAGCGGGTGGCGCCGGAGGAGCTCAAGGCGCTGTTCGCGGCGTTGCCCGAGCCGTCCCGCGAGCAGCTGCGGGGCAATCGCCCGGCCCTGGAAAACTGGATTCGCACCCGCCTGGCGGAAAAGGCCGTGCTCGAACAGGCCGATGCCCAGGGCTGGCGCCAGCGTCCGGACGTGGCCTTGCAGACCCGGGTGGCCACCGAGCAGATCGTCTTTCGCGACTACTTGCGCTCGGTCAGCCAGGTGCCGGCCGGTTACCCGAGCGAGGCCGAGTTGCAGCAGGCCTACGACGCGGGCAAGGCGCAGTGGCAGACCCCGGCCTTGTACCGGGTCAGCCAGATCTTCCTCGCGGTGAGTGACCCGCAAGCGCTGGAAGCAACACGCAAGCAGGCCCAGGAACTGAGCAAGAAGGCCCAGGCCGCCCCGGGCGAATTCGCCGCCCTGGCCAGCCAGTATTCCCAGGAACCCGACAGTGCCCGGCGCGGCGGCGACTCGGGTTTGCAGCCGTTGCAGCAACTGCTGCCCGAGGTCCGCGGCGCGGTGGCGCGCCTGAAGGTCGGCGCGGTGTCCGATGTGGTGCAGAGCGCGGCGGGTTTTCATGTGCTCAAGCTGACCGAGCAGCAACCGGCCCGCACCGCGACCCTGGACGAGTTGCGCGAACGCCTGACCCAGGCCCTGCGGGCCCAGCGCCAGGAGCAGATCGCCAAGGCCTATCTGGAAGGCATGCTCGACACGGCGACCCTGAGTATCGACGGCGCGCAGTTGAACAAGGTGCTGGAGGAGAAGCTGTAA
- a CDS encoding DNA repair protein: MNTRARAGRCLLLTLGVLLASGASAEGMEERLRTQLRSTTQQLQALQSEQAQASAARVAAENQAKQAQAQIKQLTADLAKARGVAEQLAGQQQNLHSQAQAQMAASSEQIGKFKKAYDELLVMARAKEAERARLQAQLSERDTQVQQCSVKNQQMYGVAKEILAAYEKIDVAQVMKIRQPFAGGARVKFEELAQGFGDDLYKTQFDAPQAASTH, from the coding sequence ATGAACACGCGAGCCAGGGCAGGGCGCTGCCTGTTGTTGACCCTGGGCGTGCTGCTGGCCAGCGGGGCCAGCGCCGAAGGCATGGAGGAGCGCCTGCGCACCCAGTTGCGCAGCACCACCCAGCAGTTGCAGGCGCTGCAGAGCGAACAGGCCCAGGCCAGCGCCGCCCGGGTCGCCGCCGAGAACCAGGCCAAGCAGGCGCAGGCGCAGATCAAGCAACTGACCGCCGACCTGGCCAAGGCCCGCGGCGTGGCCGAGCAACTGGCCGGCCAGCAGCAGAACCTGCACAGCCAGGCCCAGGCGCAGATGGCCGCCAGCAGCGAGCAGATCGGCAAGTTCAAGAAGGCCTATGACGAACTGCTGGTCATGGCACGGGCCAAAGAGGCCGAGCGGGCCAGGCTGCAGGCGCAATTGAGCGAGCGTGACACACAAGTGCAGCAATGTTCGGTCAAGAATCAGCAGATGTATGGCGTGGCCAAAGAGATCCTCGCGGCCTACGAAAAGATCGACGTGGCGCAGGTGATGAAAATCCGCCAGCCCTTCGCCGGCGGCGCCCGGGTCAAGTTCGAGGAACTGGCCCAGGGCTTTGGCGACGACCTGTACAAGACCCAGTTCGATGCCCCCCAGGCAGCGAGTACCCACTGA
- a CDS encoding nitrite/sulfite reductase, translated as MYHYDEYDRALVFERVAQFRDQVERFMAGELSEEEFLPLRLQNGLYMQKHAYMLRVAIPYGTLSARQMRTLASIARDYDRGYGHFTTRQNMQFNWIELAQVPDILERLAGVEMHAIQTSGNCVRNITTEAFAGVAADELMDPRPLAEILRQWSTINPEFLFLPRKFKIAICSAREDRAAIMMHDIGLYLYRDWRGQMLLRVMVGGGLGRTPILSQQIRDGLPWQHLLSYVEAVLRVYNRHGRRDNKYKARIKILVKALGIEAFAKEVEEEWQHLKDGPAQLTEAEYQRVASAFIPPLYERQPATDLDYGSRLAEEPAFERWVAHNVKPHKVPGYASVVLSTKPGSASPPGDVTAAQMEAVAEWSEAFGFGEIRIAHEQNIVLPDVPKAALHELWRLAGEHGLGCANVGLLTDIIACPGGDFCALANAKSIPIAQAIQARFDDLDYLHDLGDISLNISGCMNACGHHHIGNIGILGVDKNGSEWYQITLGGAQGKHSALGKVIGPSFSAEEVPGVIERIIATFVRYRESEELFVDTVQRIDLEPFKERVYPKVLEAQP; from the coding sequence ATGTATCACTATGACGAGTACGACCGGGCCCTGGTCTTTGAACGGGTGGCGCAGTTTCGCGATCAGGTCGAACGCTTCATGGCTGGCGAGCTGAGCGAAGAAGAGTTCCTGCCGCTGCGCCTGCAGAACGGCCTGTACATGCAGAAACATGCCTACATGCTGCGGGTGGCCATTCCCTACGGCACCCTCAGTGCGCGGCAGATGCGCACCCTGGCCAGCATCGCCCGCGACTACGATCGCGGCTATGGCCACTTCACCACCCGGCAGAACATGCAGTTCAACTGGATCGAACTGGCCCAGGTGCCGGACATCCTCGAACGCCTGGCCGGCGTCGAGATGCACGCGATCCAGACCTCCGGCAACTGCGTGCGCAACATCACCACCGAAGCCTTCGCCGGGGTGGCCGCCGACGAGCTGATGGACCCGCGGCCCCTGGCGGAGATCCTGCGCCAGTGGTCGACCATCAACCCGGAATTCCTGTTCCTGCCGCGCAAGTTCAAGATCGCCATCTGCTCGGCCCGCGAGGACCGGGCGGCGATCATGATGCATGACATCGGCCTGTACCTGTACCGCGACTGGCGCGGGCAGATGCTGCTGCGGGTGATGGTCGGCGGCGGCCTGGGGCGTACGCCGATCCTCAGCCAGCAGATCCGCGACGGCCTGCCGTGGCAGCACCTGCTGTCCTATGTCGAGGCGGTGCTGCGGGTCTATAACCGCCACGGCCGGCGCGACAACAAGTACAAGGCGCGGATCAAGATCCTGGTCAAGGCCCTGGGTATCGAGGCCTTCGCCAAGGAAGTGGAGGAGGAGTGGCAGCACCTCAAGGACGGCCCGGCGCAGCTGACCGAGGCCGAATACCAGCGGGTCGCCAGTGCCTTTATCCCGCCGCTCTACGAGCGCCAGCCGGCCACCGATCTCGACTACGGCAGCCGCCTGGCCGAGGAGCCGGCTTTCGAGCGCTGGGTGGCGCATAACGTCAAGCCGCACAAGGTGCCGGGCTACGCCAGTGTGGTGCTGTCGACCAAGCCCGGCAGCGCCTCGCCGCCCGGAGACGTGACGGCGGCGCAGATGGAGGCGGTGGCCGAGTGGTCCGAGGCCTTCGGCTTCGGCGAGATCCGTATCGCCCACGAACAGAACATTGTCCTGCCGGACGTGCCCAAGGCCGCGCTGCATGAACTGTGGCGGCTGGCGGGCGAGCACGGCCTGGGCTGCGCCAACGTCGGCCTGCTGACCGACATCATCGCCTGCCCCGGTGGCGATTTCTGCGCCCTGGCCAACGCTAAGTCGATCCCCATCGCCCAGGCGATCCAGGCGCGCTTCGATGATCTGGATTACCTGCATGACCTGGGTGATATCAGCCTGAACATCTCCGGTTGCATGAACGCCTGCGGCCATCACCACATCGGCAATATCGGCATCCTCGGCGTCGATAAGAACGGCAGCGAGTGGTACCAGATCACCCTCGGTGGTGCCCAGGGCAAGCACAGCGCGCTGGGCAAGGTCATAGGCCCGTCGTTCAGCGCCGAGGAAGTGCCCGGGGTGATCGAACGCATCATCGCCACCTTCGTGCGTTACCGGGAAAGCGAGGAGCTGTTCGTCGATACCGTGCAGCGCATCGACCTGGAGCCGTTCAAGGAGCGGGTCTATCCGAAAGTGCTGGAGGCACAGCCATGA
- a CDS encoding DUF3313 domain-containing protein, which translates to MKLASMMSTLCLATLGLVGCSSNVTQPDEYSGFLGDYSQLKEAKSPSGVEVMRWVDPKLDLKQYSSVYIEPTQFYPKPQPTVKIPQNTLYGINRYYDEALKREIGQAMPLASAPGPGVIVVRAAITAVSSKTEGLKPYEIIPIALVAAAVSTASGIRDQETTLGTEAQFIDGGNNKVIAQVVRKGSGKPLQNDTQVMQPADVKNVIDGWASDLHQSFNKLKKQ; encoded by the coding sequence ATGAAGCTCGCATCAATGATGAGCACGCTGTGCCTGGCCACCCTCGGGTTGGTGGGCTGTTCCAGCAACGTCACCCAGCCCGACGAGTATTCCGGTTTTCTTGGCGACTACAGCCAGCTCAAGGAGGCCAAGTCGCCATCGGGCGTCGAAGTGATGCGCTGGGTCGATCCCAAGCTGGACTTGAAGCAGTACAGCAGCGTCTATATCGAGCCCACCCAGTTCTATCCCAAGCCGCAACCGACGGTGAAGATCCCGCAGAACACCTTGTACGGCATCAACCGCTATTACGACGAGGCGCTCAAGCGCGAGATCGGCCAGGCCATGCCCCTGGCCAGCGCACCGGGGCCAGGCGTGATTGTGGTGCGCGCGGCGATCACCGCCGTGAGCAGCAAGACCGAAGGCCTGAAACCCTACGAAATCATTCCCATCGCCCTGGTGGCAGCGGCGGTGAGCACGGCCAGTGGGATCCGCGACCAGGAGACCACCCTGGGCACCGAAGCGCAGTTTATCGACGGCGGCAACAACAAGGTGATCGCCCAGGTGGTGCGCAAGGGCAGTGGCAAGCCGCTGCAGAACGACACCCAGGTCATGCAGCCGGCGGACGTGAAAAACGTTATCGACGGTTGGGCCTCCGACCTGCATCAGTCCTTTAACAAGCTGAAAAAGCAGTAA
- the ccoN gene encoding cytochrome-c oxidase, cbb3-type subunit I encodes MSTATMEPAYNYKVVRQFVIATVAWGVIGMAMGVWIASQLVWPQMNLDLPWTSFGRLRPLHTSLVIFGFAGSAQFAASYYAVQRTCQVRLYSDKLAAFTFWGWQSVILIMLVTLPLGYTTTKEYAEIEFSGAVWMAVVWVVYGIVFFTTVVQRKTKHIYVGNWFFGAFILVIAMLHVVNHLSIPVDWFKSYPVYSGATDAMVQWWYGHNAVGFFLTTGFLGMMYYFVPKQVGRPVYSYRLSIVHFWALITLYIWAGPHHLHYTALPDWAQSLGMAMSLILLAPSWGGMINGMMTLSGAWHKLRTDPILRFLVLSLAFYGMSTFEGPMMAIKTVNALSHYTDWTIGHVHAGALGWVAMITFGAIYHMVPKVFGREQMHSIPLINLHFWLATIGTVLYIASMWVNGITQGLMWRAVNDDGTLTYSFVEALQASHPGFIVRFAGGVFFLSGMLLMAYNTWRTVRVADPRLALSDAQIA; translated from the coding sequence ATGAGCACAGCAACAATGGAACCGGCCTACAACTACAAGGTGGTGCGCCAATTCGTCATCGCCACCGTGGCCTGGGGCGTGATCGGCATGGCAATGGGGGTGTGGATCGCCTCCCAGCTGGTATGGCCGCAAATGAACCTCGACCTGCCCTGGACCAGCTTCGGCCGCCTGCGCCCGCTGCACACCAGCCTGGTGATCTTCGGTTTCGCCGGCAGCGCCCAATTCGCCGCCAGTTACTACGCGGTGCAGCGCACCTGCCAGGTGCGGCTGTACTCCGACAAGCTCGCCGCCTTCACCTTCTGGGGCTGGCAGTCGGTGATCCTGATCATGCTGGTCACCCTGCCGCTGGGCTACACCACCACCAAGGAATACGCGGAAATCGAATTCTCCGGCGCGGTGTGGATGGCCGTGGTCTGGGTGGTCTACGGCATCGTGTTCTTCACCACCGTGGTGCAGCGCAAGACCAAGCACATCTACGTCGGCAACTGGTTCTTCGGCGCCTTTATCCTGGTGATCGCCATGCTGCACGTGGTCAATCACCTGTCGATCCCGGTGGACTGGTTCAAGTCCTACCCGGTGTACTCCGGCGCCACCGACGCCATGGTCCAGTGGTGGTACGGCCACAACGCCGTGGGCTTCTTCCTCACCACCGGTTTCCTGGGAATGATGTATTACTTCGTGCCCAAGCAGGTCGGGCGCCCGGTGTATTCCTATCGCCTGTCCATCGTGCACTTCTGGGCGCTGATCACCCTGTACATCTGGGCCGGCCCGCACCACCTGCACTACACCGCCCTGCCGGACTGGGCGCAATCGCTGGGCATGGCCATGTCGCTGATCCTCCTGGCACCGAGCTGGGGCGGCATGATCAACGGCATGATGACCCTTTCCGGCGCCTGGCATAAATTGCGCACCGACCCGATCCTGCGCTTTTTGGTGCTGTCCCTGGCCTTCTATGGCATGTCGACCTTCGAGGGGCCGATGATGGCGATCAAGACGGTCAACGCCCTGTCCCATTACACCGACTGGACCATCGGCCACGTCCACGCCGGCGCCCTGGGCTGGGTGGCGATGATCACCTTCGGCGCCATCTACCACATGGTGCCCAAGGTCTTCGGCCGTGAGCAGATGCACAGCATCCCGCTGATCAACCTGCACTTCTGGCTGGCGACCATCGGCACCGTGCTCTACATCGCTTCGATGTGGGTCAACGGCATCACCCAGGGCCTGATGTGGCGCGCGGTCAACGACGACGGCACCCTCACCTATTCCTTCGTCGAAGCCCTGCAGGCCAGCCATCCGGGTTTCATCGTGCGCTTCGCCGGGGGCGTGTTCTTCCTCAGCGGCATGCTGCTGATGGCCTACAACACCTGGCGCACCGTGCGCGTGGCCGACCCGCGCCTGGCCCTCAGCGACGCCCAGATCGCCTGA
- a CDS encoding helix-turn-helix domain-containing protein, protein MPAVLSRKVQGYGLPRRELLGGTLDLQLLPRAAYSARDPLQWQSLGVSLERQRGVHAIGSDRREDFDSWPGTLALTPAGVEVFSESPHGGEYLLLRWLAEPQGLDIASGSRRLQLPGHARALVLGRQARRLLLDPNHDRLALEQCALQFAGLAAFDKPPAKTARRAEFSRVLRLIDERFAEPLSLTELAACTGRNELRFLRDFTRAIGMTPHAWLVEVRVQAARRLIEHSGLSLAAIALETGFAHQSHMGSAFRRILGLTPSQYRALGGGRG, encoded by the coding sequence ATGCCCGCCGTACTGAGCCGCAAGGTCCAGGGTTACGGGCTGCCGCGCCGCGAACTGCTGGGCGGCACGCTCGACCTGCAATTGCTGCCGCGCGCGGCCTACAGTGCGCGCGATCCGTTGCAGTGGCAAAGCCTCGGCGTGAGCCTGGAGCGCCAGCGGGGCGTGCACGCCATCGGCAGCGACCGGCGCGAGGATTTCGACAGCTGGCCGGGGACCCTGGCCTTGACCCCGGCCGGGGTCGAGGTGTTTTCCGAGTCGCCCCACGGCGGTGAATACCTGCTGCTGCGCTGGCTGGCCGAACCACAGGGTCTGGATATCGCCAGCGGTTCGCGGCGCCTGCAGCTGCCAGGACATGCGAGGGCCCTGGTGCTGGGACGGCAGGCGCGGCGGCTGTTGCTGGACCCCAACCACGATCGGTTGGCCCTGGAACAATGCGCCTTGCAGTTCGCCGGCCTGGCGGCCTTCGACAAACCACCCGCCAAGACCGCCAGGCGCGCCGAGTTCAGCCGGGTGCTGAGGCTAATCGACGAGCGGTTCGCCGAGCCGCTGTCGCTCACTGAGCTGGCGGCCTGCACCGGGCGCAACGAACTGCGTTTCCTGCGCGACTTCACCCGCGCCATCGGCATGACGCCCCATGCCTGGCTGGTCGAAGTGCGGGTCCAGGCGGCGCGGCGGCTGATCGAGCACAGCGGCCTGTCGCTCGCCGCCATCGCCCTGGAAACCGGCTTCGCCCACCAGTCCCATATGGGCAGCGCCTTTCGCAGGATCCTCGGCCTGACCCCCAGCCAGTACCGCGCCCTCGGCGGCGGACGAGGCTGA
- a CDS encoding LysR family transcriptional regulator, protein MSFLEPAPISGITPYIAPAEPREAWLALAAGIEPELAQYFLVTARCGCFMQAARSLNIKSTLLRKQLAHLEAQLRRSLFSFQGSALSLSREGQQLKAQLIALAHERTLPVLEQPLLRLAVAESILHDILGRDLISLLRRNASVRLEIISIDSELSLRALSADVVVWLGGVDSPAPGPSFVTSPPQPLVRLDYLPHIAKRYSRVAARPDSLDDLADYMLVQWQQDRQVEPLRPWNQLVEQRLAGVVQVHSYALMLEMIRCSACIGLLPHYMSRFDRGLTALPGLFDEAMPRQVWMAVNAEMEHDAEVRMLVELILRTFNERSEWFE, encoded by the coding sequence ATGTCCTTTCTGGAACCCGCCCCGATCTCGGGCATCACACCCTACATCGCTCCGGCCGAACCCCGGGAAGCCTGGCTGGCCCTGGCCGCCGGGATCGAGCCGGAGCTGGCCCAGTATTTCCTGGTCACCGCCCGTTGCGGCTGCTTCATGCAGGCGGCGCGCAGCCTGAACATCAAGTCGACGCTGCTGCGCAAACAGCTGGCGCACCTGGAGGCACAGTTGCGCCGCTCCTTGTTCAGCTTCCAGGGCAGCGCCCTGAGCCTCAGCCGCGAAGGCCAGCAACTCAAGGCGCAACTGATCGCCCTGGCCCACGAACGCACGCTGCCGGTGCTCGAACAGCCGCTGCTGCGCCTGGCGGTGGCCGAGTCGATCCTGCACGATATCCTCGGCCGTGACCTGATTTCCCTGTTGCGGCGCAACGCCAGCGTGCGCCTGGAGATCATCTCCATCGACAGCGAGCTGTCGCTGCGGGCCCTGAGCGCCGACGTGGTGGTGTGGCTGGGCGGGGTGGATTCGCCGGCACCGGGGCCGAGTTTCGTCACCAGCCCGCCGCAGCCGCTGGTGCGCCTGGACTACCTGCCGCATATCGCCAAGCGTTATTCGCGGGTCGCGGCGCGCCCCGACAGCCTGGACGACCTGGCCGACTACATGCTGGTGCAGTGGCAGCAGGACCGTCAGGTCGAACCGCTGCGGCCGTGGAACCAGCTGGTGGAGCAGCGCCTGGCGGGAGTGGTGCAGGTGCATTCCTACGCGCTGATGCTGGAGATGATCCGTTGCAGCGCCTGCATCGGCCTGTTGCCCCATTACATGAGCCGCTTCGACCGCGGCCTGACGGCACTGCCCGGGCTGTTCGACGAGGCCATGCCGCGCCAGGTGTGGATGGCGGTGAACGCCGAAATGGAGCACGACGCCGAGGTGAGGATGCTGGTGGAGCTGATCCTGCGCACCTTCAATGAGCGCAGCGAATGGTTTGAATAG
- a CDS encoding aspartate/glutamate racemase family protein, producing MRTIGLIGGMSWESSAEYYRLINQQVRDRLGPLRSAQLLMYSVDFGPVEQAQHAGRWDLAAEILVDAARRLEAGGAECVVLCTNTMHRVAEQIQAVLSVPFLHIADPTAEAALEAGTLSVGLLGTAFTMEQDFLKQRLVDRGLKVLVPDAVDRQAAHRIIYDELCVGVISETSRQRYQQVIQALKERGAQAIILGCTEIGLLLKPEHSPLPLLDTTELHARAAVAFALSEAQ from the coding sequence ATGCGCACCATCGGCCTTATCGGCGGCATGAGCTGGGAGTCCAGCGCCGAGTATTACCGCCTTATCAACCAGCAGGTACGGGACCGTCTCGGCCCGCTGCGCTCGGCGCAGTTGCTAATGTACAGCGTCGACTTCGGGCCTGTCGAACAGGCCCAGCACGCCGGGCGCTGGGACCTTGCGGCAGAGATCCTGGTGGATGCGGCGCGCCGCCTGGAGGCCGGTGGCGCCGAGTGCGTGGTGCTCTGTACCAACACCATGCACAGGGTCGCCGAGCAGATTCAGGCTGTGCTGTCGGTGCCCTTCCTGCACATCGCCGACCCGACCGCCGAGGCCGCGCTTGAGGCTGGAACCCTCAGCGTGGGCCTGCTGGGCACGGCCTTCACCATGGAGCAGGATTTTCTCAAGCAACGCCTGGTCGATCGCGGCCTCAAGGTGCTGGTGCCGGACGCCGTGGACCGCCAGGCCGCGCACCGGATCATCTACGACGAGCTGTGCGTGGGCGTCATCAGCGAGACCTCGCGCCAGCGCTACCAGCAGGTGATCCAGGCCCTGAAGGAGCGCGGCGCCCAGGCCATCATCCTCGGCTGCACCGAGATCGGCCTGCTGCTCAAACCGGAGCACAGCCCCCTGCCGCTGCTGGACACCACCGAGCTGCATGCGCGGGCGGCGGTGGCGTTTGCCCTGAGTGAGGCGCAGTGA
- a CDS encoding DUF934 domain-containing protein: protein MNNLLRLQEGQAGRVEDDPWSLVREVDGPLPEGPLILPLARWLIRRIEHVPARDGVWLGPDDEVESLRPWLKLIPLIALDFPSFRDGRAYSQAYLLRTRLGWMGELRAVGDVLRDQLSHMRQCGFDSFAIREDKCADDALKGLAGMSVLYGRSAIEPRPLFRRR from the coding sequence ATGAACAATCTGTTGCGCTTGCAGGAAGGCCAGGCCGGGCGGGTCGAGGACGATCCCTGGAGCCTGGTGCGCGAAGTGGACGGCCCGCTGCCCGAGGGGCCGCTGATCTTGCCACTGGCCCGCTGGCTGATCCGCCGCATCGAGCATGTGCCGGCGCGGGACGGGGTCTGGCTCGGCCCGGACGATGAGGTGGAAAGCCTCAGGCCCTGGCTCAAGCTGATCCCGCTGATCGCCCTGGATTTCCCCAGCTTCCGTGACGGCCGCGCCTACAGCCAGGCCTATCTGCTGCGCACCCGACTGGGCTGGATGGGCGAACTGCGGGCGGTGGGCGATGTGCTGCGCGACCAGCTCAGCCATATGCGCCAATGCGGTTTTGACAGCTTTGCCATCCGCGAAGACAAATGCGCCGACGACGCCCTCAAGGGGCTGGCGGGCATGAGCGTGCTTTACGGGCGCTCGGCGATCGAGCCGCGGCCGCTGTTCCGGCGGCGCTGA
- a CDS encoding GNAT family N-acetyltransferase: MPAEPSTIVIERFSEAHVQGITALYNDPAVARQVLQMPFQSAEVWRNRLAPDNERRVALVALHQGAVIGSCSIEQYSRIRRAHCGGVGMGVAVEWQGQGVGSRLLAAVLDVADNWMNLHRVELTVFADNEAALGLYRKFGFEREGLLRDYAVRDGQYVDVLSMARLRRTPQA, translated from the coding sequence ATGCCCGCCGAGCCCTCCACTATCGTCATCGAACGTTTCAGCGAAGCCCATGTGCAGGGCATCACCGCGCTGTACAACGACCCTGCGGTCGCCCGGCAGGTGCTGCAAATGCCGTTTCAGTCCGCCGAGGTCTGGCGCAATCGCCTGGCGCCGGACAACGAACGGCGGGTGGCCCTGGTGGCGCTGCACCAGGGGGCGGTGATCGGCAGTTGCAGCATCGAGCAGTACTCGCGCATCCGTCGTGCCCACTGCGGCGGCGTCGGCATGGGCGTGGCGGTGGAATGGCAGGGCCAGGGCGTCGGCAGCCGTTTGTTGGCGGCGGTGCTGGATGTGGCGGACAACTGGATGAACCTGCATCGGGTAGAACTGACGGTGTTCGCCGACAACGAAGCCGCCCTGGGCCTGTACCGCAAGTTCGGTTTCGAGCGCGAAGGTCTGCTGCGCGATTACGCGGTGCGCGACGGCCAGTACGTTGACGTCCTGAGCATGGCGCGCCTGCGCCGCACCCCCCAGGCCTGA
- a CDS encoding cbb3-type cytochrome c oxidase subunit 3, producing the protein MIEFALDLLGVTFLYLSIDYCLRHQSAKSLDDASLIPFADDPDVARRVELATGKKIDAVAPEPTEARPGWGNMEV; encoded by the coding sequence ATGATCGAATTCGCCCTTGACCTGCTCGGCGTGACCTTCCTCTACCTCAGCATCGACTACTGCCTGCGCCATCAATCGGCCAAGAGCCTCGACGACGCCAGCCTGATCCCCTTCGCCGACGACCCGGACGTGGCGCGCCGGGTGGAACTGGCCACCGGCAAGAAGATCGACGCCGTGGCGCCGGAACCGACCGAAGCCCGGCCGGGCTGGGGCAATATGGAGGTTTGA